The DNA segment AAAGTCATCCAGGGAGAAGCGCACACCCAGGCGGCCCAAGGCATCCATGGTCTGCTTGACCAGGTCGCTGCGGCGCATCACGGCGGTTTCAGTAAGCTCGAATTCGAGCCATTGCGCCTCCACCCCACGCTCGGCAATCAAACGGCTCAGGGTCGAGAGCAACTGGCTGTCCTGAAACTGACGGAACGACAGGTTGACCGCCATGTGCAACGGCGGCAGGCCGCGCTCGCGCAGGTCCTGCATATCGCGCAGGGCCCGGGAAATCACCCAGTAGCCCAACGGCACGATCAGGCCGCTCTGCTCGGCCAGCGGCACGAACTCGCTCGGCGGCAGCAAGCCACGTTCACCGTGGCGCCAGCGCACCAGGGCTTCGAGGCCGACGATATGCCCATCGTCCAGGTCCAGCCGCGGCTGGTAATGCAGTTCCAGTTCGTCACGGCGCAGCGCCCGGCGCAGTTCGCTTTCCAGGTCGGCGAGGCTACGGGCATTGCGGTTGATGCGTTCATTGAAGATATGAAAGGTGCAGCCCTGGGTGCTCTTGGCCTGTTGCATGGCGATATGCGCGTGCCACATCAACGGGTCGGCGCCGGCCTTGGCGCGGGCATGGGCCACACCGAGGCTGCAACCGATCAGCAGGCTCTCGCCATCGACCCAGTAAGGTTCGGCCATGGCCTCGGTGATGCGCTCGGCCATCCACTCGGCGCGTTGCGGCGCACGGCGGGTGTCGATCAACAAGGCAAATTCATCACTGCCCAGGCGCGCCAGTTGGTCGCCGACCTCCAGTTGGCTCTTGAGCCGCGAGACCACTTGCAGGATCAGCCGGTCGCCCGCCTGATGGCCGAGGGCATCGTTGGCATGGCGGAAGTTGTCCAGGTCCAGGTGGCCGAGGGCCAGGCCACGCCCGTCGTTTTCCGCCAGGCGCGCGGCCAGCAGGGTCTGGAAACCCTGGCGGTTGGCGATGCCGGTCAAGGGGT comes from the Pseudomonas shahriarae genome and includes:
- a CDS encoding putative bifunctional diguanylate cyclase/phosphodiesterase — encoded protein: MSTPVEPLRLLLLADEPAWAALLRECLAPMGDGAVLVSAPSWESVSSLFDDDRTAVLLTTPGLQPGPGRCNLPTVMLLEQEPLVAPLGASDWLIRGAFDVDTLRRCLRHVRERGLLENTLQRLAAQDPLTGIANRQGFQTLLAARLAENDGRGLALGHLDLDNFRHANDALGHQAGDRLILQVVSRLKSQLEVGDQLARLGSDEFALLIDTRRAPQRAEWMAERITEAMAEPYWVDGESLLIGCSLGVAHARAKAGADPLMWHAHIAMQQAKSTQGCTFHIFNERINRNARSLADLESELRRALRRDELELHYQPRLDLDDGHIVGLEALVRWRHGERGLLPPSEFVPLAEQSGLIVPLGYWVISRALRDMQDLRERGLPPLHMAVNLSFRQFQDSQLLSTLSRLIAERGVEAQWLEFELTETAVMRRSDLVKQTMDALGRLGVRFSLDDFGTGFSSFVHLNSLPIALLKIDKSFVGGMEEREENRKLVHAMINLAHNLNLEVVAEGVETPEQLALLRLFGCDQAQGYLISKPLPLAELVEYLTFGSSQQALLGDVI